Below is a genomic region from Persicimonas caeni.
CGCCAGCACCGCGTCGATAAACTGGTAGCCGCTTCGGTCGAGCCGAAACTGCTGCTCGATCTCGTCGAAAATGCCCTCACCGCGCAGATGCTCGCAGGCTACGATATACTCGTTGAAGTGAGCGGGCACTGCTCGCTGCGGCTCGGAACGCTCGTGATTTTGGAGGCTGACATTGAGGCGAGTGTCTGGCATGATCGTCTCCGGATGTAATGATTTCCAGGCTTTGTGCCCGGTTTGTTTTTGGTCGAACAAAATCATTACATCCTTTTTGTTTTCTTGACGATCCTCCCGATCGGTCGCCCCCCACGCCTCCTCGCTGATTCGGATCGAGTGGGCTTCGCGCGGGGGCCGGGGGCGCGAAGGCGTCCCCGGGGGGCCGTTGCGAACCTGCAATGCCCCCATCACACCTTGAACCGAATCTTCCACACCCGCCACAACGCCTCCGCCGCAATATCCGGCGTCATCTTCGACTCGCCGGCGATGCGATCCGGGAAGACGATGGGGACTTCGAGAATGCGGTAGCCCTTTTTGTGGGCGCGGTACTTCATCTCGATTTGGAACACGTAGCCCGAGGCCTCGACGTCGCTCAAATCGAGGCTGGCGAGCGCTTCGGCGCGCCAGGCCACGAAGCCGGCGGTCAGGTCCTGGACGTCGAGCCCCAAGATCGCGCGCGAGTAGATGCCCCCGCCGCGTGAAATCACCTTTCGCAAAAGACCCCAGTCCTCGGTGCCGCCGCCGGCGACGTAGCGCGAGCCGACGACCACGTCGAAGTGGTCGAGCTGGCCGATCATCTCGGGCAGGTATTTGGGCTGGTGGCTGAAGTCGGCGTCCATCTCGACCACGCGCTCGTAGTCGTGCTCGAGCGCCCAGCGAAACCCGGCGATATATGCCTTTCCCAGCCCTGCTTTCTCGGTGCGGTGCAGCACGTGGATGCGCTCGTCGCGCTCGGCCAACTCGTCGGCGATGTCGCCGGTGCCGTCGGGCGAGTTGTCATCGATGACGAGGACGTGCACCTCGGGGACCACCGCGTGGATGGCCTGGATGATCGGCCGAATATTCTCGGCCTCGTTGTAGGTGGGCATACAGATGACAGTGCGCGGCATGATGGCTCCCGAACTTCAATATTGGGCAAAATCGGGAGGATTATTGATGGGCTTGGATCGGAAAGCAAGGCCGGCGGTTCAGGTCAACGGCAGGCGCACGAAGAAGGTCGTCCCCTCGCCGAGCGC
It encodes:
- a CDS encoding polyprenol monophosphomannose synthase, which produces MPRTVICMPTYNEAENIRPIIQAIHAVVPEVHVLVIDDNSPDGTGDIADELAERDERIHVLHRTEKAGLGKAYIAGFRWALEHDYERVVEMDADFSHQPKYLPEMIGQLDHFDVVVGSRYVAGGGTEDWGLLRKVISRGGGIYSRAILGLDVQDLTAGFVAWRAEALASLDLSDVEASGYVFQIEMKYRAHKKGYRILEVPIVFPDRIAGESKMTPDIAAEALWRVWKIRFKV